In the genome of Neofelis nebulosa isolate mNeoNeb1 chromosome 8, mNeoNeb1.pri, whole genome shotgun sequence, one region contains:
- the LOC131484004 gene encoding olfactory receptor 9S13-like: protein MKKELNRNYSELTEFILLGFRTSPDVQIFLFLFFLLIYMVIVVGNISMIIVIKIDSRLHTPMYFFLRNLSYLDLCYSTVIAPKTLATFLSTDKKISYNGCATQFFFFALCVGTEGFLLAVMAYDRFSAICSPFLYTVHMSQQACIRLVFGSYICGGINSMVQTGFTFSLRFCGENRLDHFFCDVPALIKISCADTSVNEIVLYILSALIIITTTTVIVVSYAYILSTVLKIPSTHGRGKTFSTCSSHITVVSLFYGTVFFMYAQPGAISSPQKSKIIAVFYTFIIPMLNPLIYSLRNREVKHAVKRILLRKLSFH from the coding sequence ATGAAGAAAGAGCTGAATAGGAATTACTCAGAACTGACAGAGTTTATTCTGCTGGGATTCAGAACATCTCCAGatgtacagatttttttattcttatttttcttgcttatctACATGGTCATTGTGGTGGGAAATATCAGCATGATAATTGTCATTAAAATAGACTCCAGACTTCATACGCCtatgtatttctttctcagaaaTTTGTCCTATTTAGATCTCTGCTACTCCACAGTCATTGCTCCCAAAACTCTGGCTACTTTCTTGTCCACGGACAAGAAAATTTCCTACAATGGCTGTGCAACACAATTCTTTTTCTTCGCTCTTTGTGTTGGGACTGAAGGCTTTCTTCTAGCCGTGATGGCATATGATCGCTTCTCAGCCATTTGCTCGCCCTTCCTCTATACTGTACATATGTCTCAGCAGGCTTGTATTCGTTTAGTGTTTGGCTCCTATATCTGTGGAGGCATCAACTCCATGGTCCAAACAGGTTTCACCTTCAGTTTGCGTTTCTGTGGAGAAAACCGACTAGACCACTTTTTCTGTGACGTCCCAGCCCTGATCAAGATCTCATGTGCTGACACGTCTGTGAATGAGATTGTGCTGTacattctctctgccctcatcatcatcaccaccacaacTGTCATTGTGGTTTCCTATGCTTACATCCTGTCCACCGTCCTGAAGATCCCCTCGACCCATGGCAGGGGTAAGACCTTCTCCACTTGCAGCTCTCACATTACTGTGGTGAGCTTATTCTATGGGACGGTGTTCTTCATGTATGCCCAGCCTGGGGCCATCTCCTCACCACAGAAAAGCAAGATTATAGCTGTGTTCTATACTTTTATCATCCCCATGTTGAATCCACTGATTTATAGCCTAAGGAACAGGGAGGTGAAACATGCTGTGAAAAGGATACTGTTGagaaaattatcttttcattGA